The window CCTGGTACCAAGCCAACGGAACCTGGCTTGACGAGGTCCAGAGCGGAGCCTATCGCCAGTTCATGGACGCATGGTACGCCGAGAGGCACGCATGAACGCCGTTGTGCTGGGCGGAAAAACCGGCCTGCTCGGGCAGGCCCTAAGCTCGGTCCTGGCCAGCCGGGGCTGGACCGTGCATGCCCCCGGCCGCGCAAACCTGGACCTTTTCGACCTGCCGGCGGTGGAAGCCTATATCACCGATACCCGC is drawn from Deltaproteobacteria bacterium and contains these coding sequences:
- a CDS encoding NAD-dependent epimerase/dehydratase family protein, giving the protein MNAVVLGGKTGLLGQALSSVLASRGWTVHAPGRANLDLFDLPAVEAYITDTRADVVFNTVAYTKVDQAEDEPAEAARLNRQLPLILGKAALATG